A genome region from Thermomonospora amylolytica includes the following:
- a CDS encoding pyridoxamine 5'-phosphate oxidase family protein, protein MSTRMSVQERERFLADVHVGVLSVADVDGRGPLVVPIGYDYEPGGEIRFSTGARSRKMELIRAAGRVGFLVQTEEMPVRYVSVEGPVVAEEPVDPDEQLARSIKYLGPEEGRAWFEATKGALADMVTVRVRPERWRTYDSSRG, encoded by the coding sequence GTGTCGACGCGGATGAGCGTCCAGGAGCGGGAACGGTTCCTGGCGGACGTGCATGTCGGGGTGCTGAGCGTGGCCGACGTCGACGGCCGCGGGCCGCTGGTGGTGCCGATCGGCTACGACTACGAGCCGGGCGGCGAGATCCGCTTCTCCACCGGCGCCCGCAGCCGCAAGATGGAGCTGATCCGGGCCGCGGGCCGGGTGGGCTTCCTGGTGCAGACCGAGGAGATGCCCGTCCGGTACGTCTCGGTCGAGGGCCCGGTCGTCGCCGAGGAGCCGGTGGACCCCGACGAGCAGCTCGCCAGGTCCATCAAGTACCTGGGGCCCGAGGAGGGCCGGGCCTGGTTCGAGGCCACCAAGGGCGCCCTGGCCGACATGGTGACCGTCCGGGTCCGCCCGGAACGCTGGCGCACCTACGACTCCTCCCGGGGGTGA